CGGGTGCGCGACATCGATCCGGCAAACGTCTTCAACGCCAATGTCGAGTATAGCTTGGAGCGCCGGGATGGTCGCTGGATCATCACGGCGGTCGGCGGGCAGGTGCCGTTCTGGGCCTATGACACGACCGAAGCCCGGCGCTCAGGCGCGTTCTGGATCTTCTACCGGCCAGAAGCGGCGGCGGAGCTGCCGCAGATCGAGCAGGAGGCGCAGCAGGCGCTCGATCGCGTGACGGAGGCGCTCCCAAACCGGGCCAGGCCAGTCAACCTGATGCGCGTGACGGCGACCGAGCAGGAGTTTACCGATCTGACCGAGCGCAGCGGCGAGCGCTTTCTGGGCGTGGCCTCGGCGCGCTTCCGCATCAAAAAAGCGGGCATCACCATCACCAGCCAGGCGTTTTTCATCAACAGCGCCGCGTTCGAGCAAGACCCGCAGCAGGATCGCCAGCGCACGATCACGCACGAGCTGACGCATCTGGTGCTCTCGCCCAAGACGATGCCCTACACGCCTGCCTGGGTGTCGGAGGGCGCGGCGATGTTTGTGTCCAACGATTTTCCGCAGCCGATCATCGCCGACTGGTACCGCGAGCAGGGGCCGGAGACGATGAGCCTGGCCGATCTAAGCGGCAAGACATCGTTCGGCGAGCACGACGGGCTGGACGAGCAGACCTCGATCGATTACGCCTACTCCGCCTTCCTCACGAGGTATCTGGTCGAAACCTACGGCAAAGATGCGTTCTTCAGCTTCTACGACTCGTTTGCGGATGTGCCGTTCGACGCGATCAGCAACGACCTGCCGCGCGCGGGCGAGGGCAGCCTGATGGAGTCGTCGATGGGCAGCCTGGCGCAAAAGCTCGCCCCACAGCAGGCGCAGGCGGCGTTCGGCGTCGATCTGGCGACGCTTGAGCGCGACTTCGAGGCGTGGCTGGCGGGGCAGGTTGGAGAATAGGACAAAGAACCGAGAACAAAGAACCGAGAACCAAACGAAAGAACAAAAGAACAACGGCTTAAGTTCCTTGTTCCCTTGTTTGCGCCTCTCCCCCTTGTTCCCTTGCCCCAACCTGTTTGGCATACTGGTTGCTATAGATGCGGTGACGAGCATTTCGTCGCCGCATTGGTTTTTTGGGGCACAGGGGAGTGGAGCGCGCATATGAAAAAATGGCTCGATCTGATCAAGAATACATTCAGCGAGTTCGTGGACGATAATTGCTCGCGGCTCGGCGCGTCGCTGTCGTACTACACGCTCGGCTCGCTAATCCCGCTGCTGCTGGTCGTCGCATCGCTGATCAGCATCTTTCTGGCAGAGACTGACGCAGGACAGCGCTATCAGCAGCAGATGATTGATTACGTCGCCAGCACGATCCAAAATGAGCAGTTCGCCACGCAGCTCACCGAAAGCTTGACCGGCGCACAACGAAATCAGTCAACTGGCGGCATTATTGGCAGTATCATCGGCTTTCTCACGCTGTTATTTGCCGCATCCGGTGTTTTTGGCGAGCTGGATTCGGCGTTCAATATTATCTGGGACGTGCCGAAGGATAAGCAGCCCTCAGGCATCTGGGGCTTTATCACGTCCAAATTCTTCTCGTTCACGCTGGTGTTGGGCGTTGCGTTCCTGCTGCTGGTCGCGCAGGTGATCACCTTCACGTTGAAGGGCTTTGCCGATGCGCTGAACTTCACGCCCGCCTGGCTCTTCTTGCTCGTCAACTTTGTCGTGCAGCTCGGCATCATCTCACTGGTCTTTTCGCTGCTCTTCAAGTACCTGCCCGATACCGAGGTCGAGTGGCGCGATGTGCTGACCGGCGGCATTTTGACCGCGCTGCTCTGGATCGTCGGCCAGTATTTGCTGAGCTTCTACTTCTCGTTCTCGTCGAGCTTTACGAGCTACGGCATCATCGGCGGCGTGCTGGCGTTCCTGGTCTATGTCTATTATTCCAGCCAGATCTTATTCTTCGGCGGCGAGTTTACGCAGGTCTATGCCCGCACGCAAGGCAGCCGCGTGGCTGAGGGATTGCCAGGCCGGGGCATTACCAGGGAGAGCGCGCTGATGGTGCAGGCCGCTACCGTCAACAAGGAGCGTCAGGTGCGCCAGCGGGAGCAGGAGCTTGCGGCGGCCAAGACCCGGCAGTACGCGGCGGCGACGACCGGCGGCCTGATCGGGCTGGTGGCGGGCGCGCTGATCGGCGGGATCGGGCTGGTGGCGGGCGTCACGCGCGGCGTCGCGCGGCTGTGGCGCTAGCGCGCCGATAGGCCGGGGCGGGTGCCCTCGGTCCGGGGCGTCCCCCAGTCAATTCGCTGGAGTGGAGATTGGTTCGGAACACACCGAGGGGAGCGGGCGGCAGGTCAGGCAATTATGCCTGACCTGTTCGTTTAATATGGGCTAGGGATCGATGAGCGGCTCAGGCGGCGATGTAGGCGAAGATCGGCAGCGTGAGCAGCGAGAAGACAAACGTGGTGAAGACTGCGGTGCTGGCAAGCTCCACGTCCAGCTTATACTGGTTGGCGTAGGCGATGGCGATCACGATCGCGGGCAGCGCCGACTCGAAGATGACCACGAAGCGCGCCTGGGGATCGAGACTAAAGATCGCGCTGAGCACCACGGCCAGCAGCGGCGCGCAGACCAGCTTGACGACATTGACCGCCAGCACCGAGCGCAGGTATTGCGAGAAGTCGCGGATGGTGATCGTCATGCCGAGCGCCAGCATCGCCAGCATGACCGTCGCCTGGCTGAGAAAGCCGAGCGTGCCGCGAATCGAGGCGGGAAAGTTGCCGCCGTGAGTCTCCGGCCAGAACAAAAAGCCGAGCAGCAGCGCGATGAACGGCAGGAAGCGGAATAGCCCGATCATCACCTGGCGCGGCGTGAGCTGCTGCTTCTCACCGTAGGTCGCCGCGACGATCGCCACGATCGTCAGCAGCGGGATCAGCGAGCCGATCTCGCTGTAGAGCGCCGCCATGCCCACGGTCTGGCCGTAGTCCTGTGGATTGCTCCGCGCCAGCGCGGCGAAGATCGGCGTGCCGAAGAAGCCCGTGGAGCCACACATGCTGGTGATGACCACCGCGCCCGCCGTGGCGCGTCGCAGCCGCAGCCGGTGGGCGATAAACGCGGCGATGCAGCCCGATCCAATGATCACCAGCACGGCGACGATCGGGATTTTGATCAACTGCCAGGAGAACTCCTTGATATTCATCAGGCCCAGGAAGACCGTCGCCGGCAGCGTCAGGTTGATCACGGCCTGGTTGAAAATCGAGACGGCCTGATCACGCGGCAAGATATTGCGCCAGCGCACCAGCAGCCCCAGCCCAATCAACAAAAAGATCTGGAGAAGAATACCGACGACATCGCTCACGTTGCACTCCGAGTTCCAAGTTTCGTGGGTTCCGGCTTTCGCGCTATTGGCACAGCTATGGTACAGTGCTGCGCTAAAAGCGTGGAACATGCAACATTGAACTTGAAACTCGGCGCTAGGTAAAGACGACATGGACCCTATGTTGACCCTCGCATCTGGACTATGCCGCAACCGGGATGCGACCATCAGCCGCGAATGGCTCGTCACGAATGCCGTCGGCGGCTACGCGATGGGCTCGGTCGCCGGGGCGAATACCCGCGCCTATCACGGCTACCTGATCGCGGCGACCACACCACCTGTCGGACGCACGCTGCTGCTGCAACACCTCGACGAGCGCATCGTCGTGGGTGAGGATGCGTGGCCGCTCAGCGCCGACGAGTGGGCCGACGGCTCGCGCACGCCCCAGGACTGGCGCGATCGTCCGGGCGTTCCAGCGCTGGATGGCTTCGCGCTCGATGGGACGCTGCCGATCTGGACGTATGCGCTCGGCGACGGACGGCTCGAAAAGCGCGTCTGGATGGTTCACGGCCAGAACACGACCTATATCCGCTACACGCTGCTGAATGCCGCCGCGCCGGTACGGTTGCGCATCCGCATCTCGGTCAACGATCGCGATCATCACGGCACGCGCATGGCCGATGGCAACAGCTGGCGCAGCGCCGAGGCCGACGGCGGCTGGAGGATCGCCCGCGATAGCTGGGAAGCGCATGAGTGGTCGCTGCTGACGCTGCCGCACGTGCCGCTGACGCCGATCCACGAGTGGAGCGCGCCGCTCTACCGCCGGGTAGAGGCCGAGCGCGGGCTGGATTCTGTCGAGCAGCGCTATGTGTTGGGCCAGATCGAGCTTGATCTGCTACCGGGCGCGTCGTGGACGCTGGTCGCCTCGACCGAGCCGCCGACCCAGATCGAGCGCGATCCGGTGGTGACGCTTCAGGCCGAGCAGGCACGGCAGGCGGCGCTGATCGCGCGAGCTGCTGCCGAGGACGCGCCGCTGCCGGTGCGGCAGCTTGTGCTGGCGGCGGATCAGTTCATCGTCGAGCGCAATCTGGTGGCGGATGGACGTGTCGAGCGTGGGCAGAGCGTGATCGCGGGCTATCCCTGGTTCGGCGACTGGGGCCGCGACACGATGATCAGCCTGCCGGGCCTCTGCCTGAGCACGCGGCGCTACGATGTGGCGGCGCGCATCCTGCGCACGTTCGCGCGCTATGTCTCGCGCGGCATGCTGCCGAATCGCTTTCCCGACGTGGGCGAGGAGCCGGAGTACAACACGGTCGACGCGACGCTGTGGTATTTCCATGCGATCGAGCGCTATCACCAGGCCACGGGCGACGACGCGCTGCTGGCCGATCTGTATCCGGTGCTGGCCGAGATCGTCACGTGGCATCTGCGCGGCACGCGCTACGGGATTCAGGTGGATGCCTCAGATGGGCTGCTGCGGGCAGGCGAGCCAGGCGCGCAGCTTACCTGGATGGATGTGCGGATCGACGGCTGGGTCGTGACGCCGCGCCACGGCAAGGCGGTGGAGATCAACGCGCTCTGGTACAACGCGCTGCGCCTGTTGGCTCGCTGGTCGGTGCGCTACGCCGCGGCTGCGCCCGCCGCCGACTACGCCGCGCTGGCCGAGCAGGTTCGGGCCAGTTTCAGCCGCTTCTGGTACGCCGAGGGCGGCTACCTGTATGATGTGATCGACACGCCCGGCGGCGACGATGCCACGCTGCGGCCAAATCAGATCTTCGCGCTCTCGGTCGCGCCTGAGCTGCTGTCGGAGGAGCGGCGGCGCTCGGCGCTGGCCCAGGTGACGCGCTACCTGTGGACGCCGGACGGTCTGCGCACGCTCGATCCGCGACATCCCGACTACCAGCCGCGCTTCACAGGCGGTCGGGTCCAGCGCGATAGCGCCTACCACCAGGGCACGATCTGGCCGTGGCTGATCGGGCATTACCTCGACGCGCGGCGGCAGCTTGAGCCAGAGCTTGAGCGACAGCCGTATCTTCGGGCGCTGCTGGATCATCTGTGGGATGGTGGCCTGGGCACGATCGCCGAGGTCTTCGACGCCGAGCCGCCGCGCTTCGGTGCGGGCTGCATGGCCCAGGCGTGGAGCGTGGCAGAGGTGCTGAGAAGCGTGCTCTGAGTTTCAAGTTTCACGTTTCAAGTTTCAAGTTGCTATCCTCGGTTCTTGGTGCTCCCTTTGTGTGCCCAGAGGACGCCCGTTCTTTATTCTTCGTACAGCTCCACGATCACGCCTTCGTCGCCGCGTAGGAGCAGCTCGTCGTGCAGCGCCTCGTCATCACGGTCGAGATGCGTTGAGAGCAGCACGCGGCCCGGCCCGATCGTCGTCAGATCGATGCGGTGCTGCTGCCCGCCCAGGTTCAGCGCCACCAGCAGCCGACGCGCGCCGTGGCGGCGGACGTAGGCCAGCCGATCGCCGGACGCGGGCAGCGGCTCGTACGCGCCGACCGCCAGCGCATCTTCGGCGCGACGCAGCGCGATCAGCCGCCGGTAGAGCGTCAGCATCGAGGTCGGATCATCGGCTTCGCGCGTCACGTTGACATGCGTGTAGTCCGCGCCGATCGGCAGCCAGGGCGTGCCCGTGGTAAATCCTGCGCTGGCGCTATCGTCCCACTGCATCGGCGTGCGCTCAGGGTCGCGGCCAAATCCCTGGCCGGGCACGTTCTTCTCGAAGGGATCGTGGACCCGATCGGGCGGGATCTCGACATCGCGCATGCCGATCTCATCGCCGTAGTAGAGCGTGGGCGTGCCCCGCAGTGTCAGCAGCAGCATTGCGGCCACCCGCGCCTGCCGCGCCCCGATCCGGCTGGCAATCCGATGCTGATCGTGGTTGCCGAGCACCCAGTTGGGCCATCCGCCGGGCGGCAGCGCGGCCTCGTAGGTCGCGATCAACGCGGCAATCTGGCGCGCGCTCCAGGGCGTCAGGATCAGATGAAAGTTGAAGGGCAGGTGAACGCCCTGGCCGTTCTCGCCGTAGTAGGCTACCAGCCGCTCGATCGGCAGATACAGCTCGCCGATCAGCAGCCGATCGTCGTACTGATCCACGACGCGCCGCATCTCGGCGATGACCGCCATGATTTCGGGACGGTCGGTGGTGTAGACCGGCAGCAGCGCGTGGTACGGCCCCTGCTTTGCCGGGTTGTAGCTGGGATTGGGCGGGTTATCGCGGAACTGCTCGTCTTTGATCACCTGGCGCAGCGCATCGATCCGAAAGCCGTCCACGCCGCGATCCAGCCAGAAGCGCATCACGTCGAGCAGCGCGGCTCGTACCTGCGGGTTGCGCCAGTTGAGATCGGGCTGCTGCGTGAGATAGGCGTGATAGTAGTACTGTCCGGTAGCAGGATCGAGCGTCCAGGCCGGGCCGCCGAAGACGCTGTGCCAGTTGTTGGGCGGGCCGCCGTCGGGAGCCGGATCGCGCCAGATGTACCAGTCACGCTTCGGGCTGTCGCGCGACGAGCGCGACTCGACGAACCACGGGTGCTGATCCGAGCTGTGGTTAGGCACGAAATCGAGCAGCAGCTTCAGCCCGCGCTCGTGCGCCGCCGCTACCAGCGCGTCGAAGTCGGCGAGCGTGCCGAAGAGCGTATGGATGCCGGTGTAGTCCGCCACGTCGTAGCCGAAGTCGGCCATCGGCGAGGGAAAGATCGGCGAGAGCCAGATCGCATCGACGCCGAGTGAGTGGACATAATCTAGCCTGCTGGCGATCCCACGCAGGTCGCCAACGCCATCGCCGTCGCTGTCCATGAACGAGCGCGGGTAGATCTGGTAGATGATGCCGCGCTGCCACCAGTGATCCTGTGTCATGCTCTGCTCCACGATCTGCAATTGGCGATGCTGTCAGCAGGTTGCTTGCCAGAAACGTATGCTCCGTACCATCCAGTATAGTTGGTCGATCGCACACGAATCCTTTTCGCAGGTCATGCGTTTATACAAGTAGAAACGTGACATGCTGCCAGAGTGATGAGCATCCGCAGCCCGGACAGCATGGATCACCGGCGCGGCTCGCAGCATCCCAGCCTCAACCATTCTTCGCGATCACATTCTGCGCCTGTACGTGAGCATCGACCTACCATCGAGATCGCTCTAGGGTATACGGTTCGTAACAGATGGCGCTGCGCCAGGTTTCGCGCATGGCGCTTGATCCGCCGCCGCGAATCAAGCGTGGGCCGATCTTGCCAGCATTCCACTTGCCGAACGCGCGCTCCTGCTTCGTCGCTACGTCGTATCAGCTTGACGATCGATCTCGGAAAGGTTCTTATGGCGGAGTTTGCCGACGACAGCATCGCGTCCCATCGCACAGAAGAAGCCCTGCGTCTTTTACAGTCCGTCACGCTGCTGATCCACGAGGCAGAGGATCTGAATACTGCGCTGAGCGCGGTGCTACGTGGCGTATGCCAGATCACCGGCTGGGTCTTTGGTCAGGCCTGGCTGCCCCGGCCTGACGGCTCGGCGCTTGAGTGCTACGCCGCGTGGTACGCCGGAGATCCCCGGCTGGAGCATTTCCGAACGATCAGCCAGCGCTTCGTCTTTACGCCGGGCGCGGGTCTTCCCGGCGAGGCATGGGCCGAGAAGCAGGCGGTATGGAGCCAGGATGTGACGCTGAACCCGACGTTCGCGCGCGGCGCGTTCGCGCAGGAGGTTGGCATCCGGGCGGCGATGGCGATTCCGGTGCTGGCCGACCAAGAGGTTGTAGCCGTCCTTGAGTTTTTTGTCTTCGAGGAGCGGTTTGAAGATCGGGATCTCCTGGCGCTGGTATCGACGGTCGCGGCGCACCTCGGCTCGGTGATTCGTCGCAAGCACGCTGAAGATGCCCTGCGCCGCAGTGAGGCCCGCTATCGCGCCGTGGTCGATACGGCCTCGGACGCGATCATCACGATGGCGGCGGATGGCGTCATTCAATCCTTCAACCATGGTGCCGAGCGTGCTTTTGGCTACCGCGCCGCCGAGGTGATCGGGCAGCCGCTGACGCTGCTCATGCCGGAGGGCCTCCACGAGCGACATGCATCTGGCTTGCAGCGCTACCTTGAATCCGGCAAGCTGCGGCGGCTGCACCGCACGACGGAGATGATCGGGCGGCGCAAGGATGGCGCGGAGTTTCCCCTGGAGCTGACCGTGACTGTCGTGCAGGAGCCGGAGGGGCTGCTCTTCGCCGGGATTATGCGCGACATCAGCAGGCGCAGGCTGACCGAGACGATGATCCAGCGCCAGACGGAGACTTTGCACTGGCAGGCGCAGCTTTTGGATCTGGCCCGCGACGCGATCCTGGTGCGCGATATTGCGACCAGCCAGATCATCTTCTGGAACCAGGGCGCGGAGACGATGTACGGCTGGACCGCTGTTGAGGCGCTCGGCCACGTGTCGCACACGCTGCTGGAAGCTGTGCCGCCACAGCCGCTTGAGGAGATCAACGCCACGCTGATGCAAACGGAGCGCTGGGAGGGCGAGCTGAGGCATACCCGGCGCGATGGGACGCAGATCACCGTGGAGAGCCGCTGGGTGGTGCAGCGCAACGAGCAGGGCGAGCCGATCCGCGTGCTGGAGATCAACACCGACATCACCGAGCGCAAGCAGGCTGAGCTTGAGCGGGCGGTGCTGCTGGCGGCAGAGCAGGAGCACTCGAAGCGGCTGCGCGAGCTGGCGGCGCTCAAAGCCGATTTTACCGCGATGGTCGCGCACGAGCTGGACTCGCCGCTCGCCGCGATCCGCATCTTCGCCGATCTGCTGGTCGGCGGGAACGTGCGCCCCGACCAGTATCCGCAGGTCTTTGCCGCGATCCAGAGCGAAGCCAAGATGCTGTCGTCGCTGGTGGCCGATGTGCGCGCCTCGGCGGCGATCGAGCGCGACGATTTCGCGATCCAGGCGCGGCCTATGCCCGTCAGCGCGCTGCTCGCCTCGGCGGCGACGTTCGCCGAGACGCTGCCGGGGGCGCATCCGGTGACGCTCGATGTCGCGACTAAGGCGACGGTGCTGGTCGATCCTGGGCGCGTCGGGCAGGTGCTACGGAACCTGCTGAGCAACGCCGCCAAGTACTCGCCCCCTGGCACGCCGATTGAGCTGCGCGCCTTCTCGGTGGGCAAGCGGCTGCGGATCGAGGTGGTCGATCACGGGCCGGGCATCCACCCCGACGATCTGCGGCGCATCTTTGAGAAGTTCGGTCGAGGCCGCGATCAGTCCGGCGGGAGCGTGGCCGGCGTCGGCCTGGGCCTGTATCTCTCGCGGCGGATCGTGCAGGCGCATGGCGCGGATCTCAGCGTC
The DNA window shown above is from Herpetosiphonaceae bacterium and carries:
- a CDS encoding alpha-amylase family glycosyl hydrolase — encoded protein: MTQDHWWQRGIIYQIYPRSFMDSDGDGVGDLRGIASRLDYVHSLGVDAIWLSPIFPSPMADFGYDVADYTGIHTLFGTLADFDALVAAAHERGLKLLLDFVPNHSSDQHPWFVESRSSRDSPKRDWYIWRDPAPDGGPPNNWHSVFGGPAWTLDPATGQYYYHAYLTQQPDLNWRNPQVRAALLDVMRFWLDRGVDGFRIDALRQVIKDEQFRDNPPNPSYNPAKQGPYHALLPVYTTDRPEIMAVIAEMRRVVDQYDDRLLIGELYLPIERLVAYYGENGQGVHLPFNFHLILTPWSARQIAALIATYEAALPPGGWPNWVLGNHDQHRIASRIGARQARVAAMLLLTLRGTPTLYYGDEIGMRDVEIPPDRVHDPFEKNVPGQGFGRDPERTPMQWDDSASAGFTTGTPWLPIGADYTHVNVTREADDPTSMLTLYRRLIALRRAEDALAVGAYEPLPASGDRLAYVRRHGARRLLVALNLGGQQHRIDLTTIGPGRVLLSTHLDRDDEALHDELLLRGDEGVIVELYEE
- a CDS encoding amylo-alpha-1,6-glucosidase, translating into MLTLASGLCRNRDATISREWLVTNAVGGYAMGSVAGANTRAYHGYLIAATTPPVGRTLLLQHLDERIVVGEDAWPLSADEWADGSRTPQDWRDRPGVPALDGFALDGTLPIWTYALGDGRLEKRVWMVHGQNTTYIRYTLLNAAAPVRLRIRISVNDRDHHGTRMADGNSWRSAEADGGWRIARDSWEAHEWSLLTLPHVPLTPIHEWSAPLYRRVEAERGLDSVEQRYVLGQIELDLLPGASWTLVASTEPPTQIERDPVVTLQAEQARQAALIARAAAEDAPLPVRQLVLAADQFIVERNLVADGRVERGQSVIAGYPWFGDWGRDTMISLPGLCLSTRRYDVAARILRTFARYVSRGMLPNRFPDVGEEPEYNTVDATLWYFHAIERYHQATGDDALLADLYPVLAEIVTWHLRGTRYGIQVDASDGLLRAGEPGAQLTWMDVRIDGWVVTPRHGKAVEINALWYNALRLLARWSVRYAAAAPAADYAALAEQVRASFSRFWYAEGGYLYDVIDTPGGDDATLRPNQIFALSVAPELLSEERRRSALAQVTRYLWTPDGLRTLDPRHPDYQPRFTGGRVQRDSAYHQGTIWPWLIGHYLDARRQLEPELERQPYLRALLDHLWDGGLGTIAEVFDAEPPRFGAGCMAQAWSVAEVLRSVL
- a CDS encoding AEC family transporter — its product is MSDVVGILLQIFLLIGLGLLVRWRNILPRDQAVSIFNQAVINLTLPATVFLGLMNIKEFSWQLIKIPIVAVLVIIGSGCIAAFIAHRLRLRRATAGAVVITSMCGSTGFFGTPIFAALARSNPQDYGQTVGMAALYSEIGSLIPLLTIVAIVAATYGEKQQLTPRQVMIGLFRFLPFIALLLGFLFWPETHGGNFPASIRGTLGFLSQATVMLAMLALGMTITIRDFSQYLRSVLAVNVVKLVCAPLLAVVLSAIFSLDPQARFVVIFESALPAIVIAIAYANQYKLDVELASTAVFTTFVFSLLTLPIFAYIAA
- a CDS encoding YihY/virulence factor BrkB family protein, which encodes MKKWLDLIKNTFSEFVDDNCSRLGASLSYYTLGSLIPLLLVVASLISIFLAETDAGQRYQQQMIDYVASTIQNEQFATQLTESLTGAQRNQSTGGIIGSIIGFLTLLFAASGVFGELDSAFNIIWDVPKDKQPSGIWGFITSKFFSFTLVLGVAFLLLVAQVITFTLKGFADALNFTPAWLFLLVNFVVQLGIISLVFSLLFKYLPDTEVEWRDVLTGGILTALLWIVGQYLLSFYFSFSSSFTSYGIIGGVLAFLVYVYYSSQILFFGGEFTQVYARTQGSRVAEGLPGRGITRESALMVQAATVNKERQVRQREQELAAAKTRQYAAATTGGLIGLVAGALIGGIGLVAGVTRGVARLWR
- a CDS encoding PAS domain S-box protein translates to MAEFADDSIASHRTEEALRLLQSVTLLIHEAEDLNTALSAVLRGVCQITGWVFGQAWLPRPDGSALECYAAWYAGDPRLEHFRTISQRFVFTPGAGLPGEAWAEKQAVWSQDVTLNPTFARGAFAQEVGIRAAMAIPVLADQEVVAVLEFFVFEERFEDRDLLALVSTVAAHLGSVIRRKHAEDALRRSEARYRAVVDTASDAIITMAADGVIQSFNHGAERAFGYRAAEVIGQPLTLLMPEGLHERHASGLQRYLESGKLRRLHRTTEMIGRRKDGAEFPLELTVTVVQEPEGLLFAGIMRDISRRRLTETMIQRQTETLHWQAQLLDLARDAILVRDIATSQIIFWNQGAETMYGWTAVEALGHVSHTLLEAVPPQPLEEINATLMQTERWEGELRHTRRDGTQITVESRWVVQRNEQGEPIRVLEINTDITERKQAELERAVLLAAEQEHSKRLRELAALKADFTAMVAHELDSPLAAIRIFADLLVGGNVRPDQYPQVFAAIQSEAKMLSSLVADVRASAAIERDDFAIQARPMPVSALLASAATFAETLPGAHPVTLDVATKATVLVDPGRVGQVLRNLLSNAAKYSPPGTPIELRAFSVGKRLRIEVVDHGPGIHPDDLRRIFEKFGRGRDQSGGSVAGVGLGLYLSRRIVQAHGADLSVSSALGEGSVFAFELEIVE